In the genome of Vicia villosa cultivar HV-30 ecotype Madison, WI linkage group LG7, Vvil1.0, whole genome shotgun sequence, one region contains:
- the LOC131617576 gene encoding LOB domain-containing protein 33-like has protein sequence MTGFGSSCGACKFLRRKCASDCVFAPYFSYEQASTHFSAVHKVYGASNVSKLLSHLPIQNRSDAAITISYEALARMQDPIYGCVAHIYALQHQVASLQEEIDILGSLMETSNVSIMDCGNVQAPMNSNNGTQYYPNQLANYLSQEEGSTTCQSFESYMNMDMQIPSAHGMDEPLYGDSNSNPLEKFLSGIDQEGFLNHPWFKHNADM, from the exons ATGACAGGATTTGGCTCATCATGTGGAGCATGCAAGTTCCTAAGGAGAAAGTGTGCTAGTGATTGTGTTTTTGCTCCTTACTTCTCTTATGAACAAGCTTCAACCCATTTTTCAGCTGTGCATAAGGTTTATGGTGCTAGTAATGTCTCTAAACTATTGTCACATCTTCCTATTCAGAATAGAAGTGATGCTGCCATTACTATATCTTATGAAGCCTTGGCTCGCATGCAAGATCCTATTTATGGTTGTGTTGCTCATATCTATGCATTGCAACATCAG GTTGCAAGTTTACAAGAGGAGATAGATATTCTTGGAAGTCTAATGGAAACTTCTAATGTTAGTATTATGGATTGTGGAAATGTCCAAGCACCAATGAACTCAAACAATGGAACACAATATTACCCTAATCAATTGGCTAATTATCTTTCACAAGAAGAAGGTTCCACAACATGTCAAAGTTTTGAATCATACATGAATATGGATATGCAAATTCCTAGTGCACATGGAATGGATGAGCCTTTATATGGTGATTCCAATTCCAATCCATTAGAGAAGTTTCTATCAGGAATTGATCAAGAGGGTTTCCTGAACCATCCTTGGTTCAAGCATAATGCAGACATGTAG